The following are encoded together in the Desertifilum tharense IPPAS B-1220 genome:
- a CDS encoding hybrid sensor histidine kinase/response regulator: MNNNSERNIILIVDDHQTNLNLLFQLLRNVGFKVLISMDGESAIEQTYYAQPDLILLDVMMPGIDGFETCRQIKSNPSTCDIPIIFMTALSDTENKVKGFQYGAVDYITKPFQYEEVISRVQTHITMQKLRQSLKEKNQELSDLNNNLERLVEQKTRELNQREKAAIVGRLTQGMVHNLKNPIQTIQTCTDLIEIHASKLEEEIVIECVNYINVAVKNINQIMDNLMTKSRSEQYEERVPVNLNLLLQRELKLLEANLHFKHQIRKTYSFDETLPSIPLIDSHISQIFHNLINNAIDSMWQKNCKELKISTQQDTEKIYLEIQDSGCGIAPENLSKIFDPFYTSKPIKDRAIGDEPTGTGLGLYTCLELLRPFQGEITVKSELNQGSTFIVILPKPSSLESS, from the coding sequence ATGAACAACAATTCCGAAAGAAACATTATTCTAATTGTTGACGATCATCAAACCAACCTCAATCTTCTATTTCAGTTGCTGCGAAATGTTGGATTTAAAGTCTTAATTTCAATGGATGGAGAGAGCGCAATTGAGCAAACCTATTATGCTCAACCTGACTTAATCCTCTTAGATGTAATGATGCCAGGAATTGATGGTTTTGAAACCTGTAGGCAAATCAAAAGCAATCCCTCTACTTGCGATATTCCCATTATTTTTATGACTGCCCTTTCCGATACTGAAAATAAAGTCAAAGGCTTTCAATACGGGGCTGTTGATTATATTACTAAACCATTTCAATACGAAGAAGTCATCAGTCGCGTTCAAACCCATATCACAATGCAGAAGCTGCGACAAAGCTTGAAAGAAAAAAACCAAGAACTGAGCGATCTCAATAATAATTTAGAGCGACTAGTTGAACAAAAAACCAGAGAACTCAATCAACGAGAAAAAGCCGCAATTGTTGGTCGTTTAACCCAGGGAATGGTACATAATCTTAAAAATCCAATTCAAACGATTCAAACCTGTACAGATTTAATAGAAATTCACGCTTCAAAGCTTGAAGAAGAAATCGTTATAGAATGCGTCAACTATATTAATGTGGCAGTCAAAAATATTAATCAAATCATGGATAACCTAATGACGAAAAGCCGTAGCGAGCAATATGAAGAGCGAGTTCCAGTCAATCTTAATCTATTGTTGCAGCGCGAATTAAAGTTACTAGAAGCCAATCTTCACTTTAAACATCAAATCAGAAAAACTTACAGTTTTGATGAAACCTTGCCTAGCATTCCCCTCATTGATTCTCATATTTCTCAAATTTTTCATAATTTAATTAATAATGCAATTGACTCTATGTGGCAGAAAAATTGCAAGGAATTAAAAATCTCTACGCAACAAGATACTGAGAAAATTTATTTAGAAATTCAAGATAGCGGCTGTGGAATTGCCCCAGAAAATCTTTCAAAAATATTCGATCCCTTTTATACATCTAAACCCATCAAAGATAGAGCCATAGGAGATGAGCCAACCGGAACCGGATTAGGACTTTATACTTGCTTGGAACTTTTGCGCCCTTTTCAAGGGGAAATTACCGTTAAAAGCGAACTCAACCAAGGCAGCACCTTTATTGTAATTTTGCCTAAACCTAGTTCGCTAGAATCCTCTTAA
- a CDS encoding bifunctional oligoribonuclease/PAP phosphatase NrnA, with translation MQSRPSYESPDGANERTKPTSVIEHPAKPSLVGHTTNFIHRSVTQKVESLRQTLERHRGNRHLAIIQDCPDPDALSSAWAYKLIAQEYDIQCDIVYAGTLSHQENIALVKLTSLPVQRWTPQVAKTKDLSVYQGCVFLDNQGTTSQLTELVQKMGLPVVVVIDHHSPQTDLKPEFSDIRPDIRATATILTQYLQAGLLALDSANSQHVKCATALIHGIRSDTNSLRQALEEDFLAAAFLSRFYDPQMLETVLQASRSKRVMEVIERSLRNRLVQNNFSIAGVGYLRYDDRDAIPQAADFLVTEENVHTAVVYGLVHDEDEDLEVVIGSLRTSKLTLDPDEFIKEAFGQDAQGRFFGGGRSQAGGFEIPLGFLSGSNDNPEYAKLKWNVYDTQVKQKLLHLVNPDQNYPDSVD, from the coding sequence ATGCAATCTCGACCGAGTTATGAATCCCCTGATGGTGCGAACGAGAGGACAAAGCCAACCTCAGTTATCGAGCATCCCGCGAAACCGTCGCTAGTGGGACATACCACAAACTTTATTCACCGATCGGTTACGCAAAAAGTGGAAAGCCTGCGGCAAACCTTAGAGCGTCATCGGGGAAATCGCCATTTGGCGATTATTCAAGACTGTCCCGACCCCGATGCTTTATCCTCAGCTTGGGCTTATAAACTGATTGCCCAAGAGTATGATATTCAGTGCGATATCGTCTATGCCGGAACCCTCAGCCACCAAGAAAATATTGCCTTGGTGAAGCTGACAAGCTTGCCCGTACAGCGTTGGACGCCTCAAGTCGCAAAAACAAAGGACTTATCCGTCTATCAGGGCTGTGTTTTTCTCGATAACCAAGGGACAACCAGCCAACTGACCGAACTGGTGCAAAAAATGGGCTTGCCCGTCGTCGTGGTGATTGACCATCACTCGCCGCAAACCGACTTAAAGCCAGAGTTTAGCGATATTCGTCCGGATATTCGGGCAACGGCGACCATTTTAACCCAATACTTGCAAGCCGGGTTGCTAGCGCTCGATAGTGCCAATAGCCAGCATGTTAAATGCGCCACCGCCCTGATACATGGGATTCGTTCCGATACCAATAGTTTGCGCCAAGCCCTAGAAGAAGACTTCCTCGCCGCCGCCTTTTTATCGCGATTTTACGACCCGCAGATGTTAGAGACGGTGCTGCAAGCCTCGCGTTCCAAGCGCGTCATGGAAGTGATCGAGCGATCGCTCAGAAACCGCCTCGTCCAGAATAACTTCTCCATCGCTGGCGTCGGCTATCTGCGCTACGACGATCGCGACGCTATTCCCCAAGCGGCTGACTTCCTCGTCACCGAAGAGAACGTGCATACCGCCGTCGTCTACGGTCTGGTTCACGACGAAGACGAAGACCTCGAAGTCGTTATCGGTTCCCTACGGACTAGCAAGCTGACCCTCGATCCCGACGAATTTATTAAGGAAGCCTTCGGACAAGATGCTCAAGGGCGCTTCTTTGGCGGCGGGCGATCGCAAGCAGGCGGCTTTGAGATTCCCCTCGGCTTTCTATCGGGTTCCAACGACAACCCCGAATACGCCAAACTCAAGTGGAACGTCTACGACACCCAAGTCAAACAAAAGCTCCTGCACTTGGTCAACCCCGATCAAAACTATCCCGACAGTGTAGACTAA
- a CDS encoding HNH endonuclease, translating into MSKVLVLNASYEPLNITTWRRAVVLLIKGKAEQVEHNGKYLYSEFPLPTVIRLRQYIRVPYKDIPLTRRNILHRDGHSCQYCGYTGDELTLDHVMPRSRRGGDSWENIVTACVRCNIKKGNRTPEEANMRLRHSPRKPYSSLYFEVTRHLKSGTHQEWKKYVIGI; encoded by the coding sequence ATGAGCAAGGTTCTGGTGCTGAACGCCTCTTACGAACCGCTCAATATCACAACTTGGCGGCGAGCGGTTGTCTTATTAATCAAGGGCAAAGCTGAACAGGTAGAGCATAATGGCAAATACCTCTACTCTGAGTTTCCCCTGCCAACTGTGATTCGGCTGAGGCAATATATCCGGGTTCCCTATAAGGACATTCCCCTAACCCGACGAAATATCCTCCACCGAGATGGGCACTCTTGTCAATACTGCGGCTATACCGGAGACGAGTTAACCCTCGATCACGTCATGCCGCGATCGCGTCGAGGCGGCGATAGCTGGGAAAATATCGTCACGGCTTGCGTGCGCTGCAATATCAAAAAGGGCAACCGAACGCCAGAGGAAGCCAATATGAGGTTGCGTCACTCGCCCCGGAAGCCCTACAGCAGTCTTTACTTTGAAGTGACCCGACACTTAAAAAGTGGGACGCACCAAGAGTGGAAAAAGTACGTTATTGGGATTTAG
- a CDS encoding 1-acyl-sn-glycerol-3-phosphate acyltransferase produces MLEKGSGEVGRVVDGLYAVLLPIHRLFLSLYFSQIWIEGLENLPDTGPVVLAPKHYSRWDPLAIALLSIEPLYFMTNANQFSGVQGWFIQRLGAFPVELNRPSLSSLRCAVELLQQGKKLVLFPEGGIVRDRLLRSLKPGLARLLLQAEAKRPPGEPIPVVPIAIHYQPNARFRAQVRLSIQPPLYAKDYQQATDKETAIALTQALEESLIKGLQALQQL; encoded by the coding sequence ATGCTAGAAAAAGGTTCGGGTGAAGTCGGGCGGGTGGTTGATGGGTTGTATGCGGTGTTGTTACCTATCCATCGTCTTTTTTTAAGCCTGTACTTCAGTCAAATATGGATTGAAGGCTTGGAAAACTTACCCGATACGGGACCTGTGGTTTTAGCGCCCAAACATTACAGCCGTTGGGACCCGTTAGCGATCGCACTGCTGAGTATAGAACCGCTTTATTTTATGACCAATGCTAATCAGTTCTCTGGGGTGCAAGGCTGGTTTATTCAGCGGCTAGGGGCGTTTCCGGTGGAATTAAACCGTCCTTCCCTCTCCAGCTTGCGTTGCGCGGTGGAACTCTTACAGCAAGGTAAAAAACTGGTTTTGTTTCCCGAAGGGGGTATTGTGCGCGATCGCTTGTTGCGATCGCTAAAACCAGGGCTGGCGCGCTTGCTGCTTCAGGCGGAGGCTAAACGGCCGCCAGGTGAGCCGATCCCGGTTGTCCCCATTGCCATTCATTATCAGCCCAATGCCCGATTTCGCGCTCAAGTTCGCCTCTCTATTCAACCGCCTCTCTATGCGAAGGATTACCAGCAGGCAACGGATAAGGAAACGGCGATCGCCCTCACCCAGGCGTTAGAAGAGTCCCTCATCAAAGGATTGCAAGCCCTACAACAGCTATAG
- a CDS encoding Gfo/Idh/MocA family protein, which yields MNQSMLGVAVVGTGFGQKVHIPGLQAAKGTQVVAVYHRDIDRATQIAKMHNIPYAGDNLTELLQLEEVEAVSISTPPFLHYEMAKAAIEAKKHLLLEKPTALTAQEAKALYHLAQDRTVAATMDFEFRFVPHWQRFKELLDDGYVGNKRLIKIDWLVSSRADASRPWNWYAQKAMGGGALGAVGSHAFDYIYWLFGEVRQVMGKLSTAIPQRPDPQTGELKPVDADDTCLILLELADGTPCQLCISSVAYNGRGHWVEVYGDRATLILGSSNQKDYVHGFSLQGGLAGEPLAELEIPQRLAFSQTFEDGRIAPFVRVVENWCKAITTQTPVTPSLKEGVYSQLLMDLTHQSHQSNQAVEVPSLVDFLA from the coding sequence ATGAATCAATCGATGCTTGGTGTTGCAGTTGTGGGAACTGGGTTTGGACAAAAAGTTCATATTCCTGGCTTGCAAGCTGCCAAAGGAACGCAAGTCGTTGCTGTTTACCATCGCGATATCGATCGAGCAACCCAAATTGCCAAAATGCACAACATTCCCTATGCTGGCGATAACCTAACGGAACTGTTACAGCTTGAAGAAGTTGAGGCTGTCAGCATCTCAACGCCACCTTTTTTGCACTACGAGATGGCAAAGGCTGCGATTGAAGCCAAAAAACATTTATTATTGGAAAAACCGACAGCTTTAACTGCCCAAGAAGCCAAAGCCCTCTATCATCTAGCTCAGGATCGCACAGTTGCCGCCACAATGGATTTTGAGTTTCGCTTTGTTCCCCACTGGCAACGCTTTAAAGAGCTATTGGATGATGGCTATGTTGGCAATAAGCGACTCATTAAGATTGATTGGTTAGTCTCTAGTCGGGCTGATGCCAGTCGTCCTTGGAATTGGTATGCTCAAAAAGCAATGGGCGGTGGGGCTTTAGGGGCTGTTGGTTCTCATGCGTTTGACTATATTTATTGGCTATTCGGAGAGGTACGGCAAGTTATGGGCAAACTTAGCACAGCCATTCCCCAACGCCCCGATCCGCAAACCGGAGAACTCAAGCCTGTAGATGCCGATGATACCTGTTTAATTTTATTGGAATTAGCAGATGGCACGCCCTGCCAACTGTGCATTAGTTCGGTTGCGTATAATGGGCGCGGGCATTGGGTGGAAGTGTATGGCGATCGCGCTACCCTAATCTTAGGCAGCAGCAATCAAAAAGACTACGTGCATGGCTTTAGCTTGCAAGGAGGACTTGCAGGCGAACCATTAGCCGAACTCGAAATTCCCCAGCGCCTTGCTTTTTCCCAAACCTTTGAGGATGGAAGAATTGCACCGTTTGTGCGCGTTGTCGAAAATTGGTGCAAGGCAATTACCACCCAGACGCCAGTCACGCCTTCTTTGAAAGAGGGGGTTTACTCGCAATTATTAATGGATTTAACCCATCAATCCCATCAGTCCAATCAAGCAGTAGAAGTTCCCTCTCTCGTCGATTTTTTAGCCTAA
- a CDS encoding ankyrin repeat domain-containing protein translates to MTASPELALIRAAKNGQIRQVQTLLAQGLDVNATDREGTTALMFAAQKGYTEIVRQLLEAGAEVNQVRRQFGVTALMLAAASDRRDALRSLMAAGATLDLTNDDGSTALMIACYHGHLYTVRLLLAAGANANIQDKDGDTALSVAVSQGRDESIAPLVQSLLEAGADPSVRLPEEKTLLMAAVERGNGALVQLFLAAGVAVNATDSEGETALLLAVDADEEAIASILLDAGADPNPANGEGSTPLMAAAANGNAALVGQLLDRGADPNLRDRSGDTALNLAAIEGHLAAVQALVSRGANANMPNALGDTPLLLAALQGHGEVVAALLQAGVNPNVKNLGQSPLMLTALQGHLETLQLLLAAGADPNVVDEKGKTPLMKAADRDELTLVQLLLEAGAKVNLRDSSGATALMWAAHRGHLEVVQVLLAHGADPNAKNQGGYSALMFAEFNDYPQVANLLKAAGAQE, encoded by the coding sequence ATGACGGCAAGCCCAGAACTCGCTCTAATTCGCGCTGCGAAAAATGGTCAGATCCGCCAAGTACAGACTCTACTGGCTCAAGGACTGGATGTTAACGCTACCGATCGCGAAGGGACGACGGCGTTAATGTTTGCGGCCCAAAAGGGCTATACCGAGATTGTCCGCCAACTGCTGGAGGCGGGGGCAGAGGTTAACCAAGTGCGCCGCCAGTTTGGGGTAACGGCTTTGATGTTGGCGGCTGCGAGCGATCGCCGCGACGCCCTTCGCAGTTTAATGGCGGCGGGTGCTACTCTCGATCTGACCAATGATGATGGCAGTACGGCATTAATGATTGCTTGCTATCACGGTCATTTATATACGGTGCGCTTGCTATTGGCAGCGGGGGCGAATGCGAATATTCAGGATAAGGATGGCGATACGGCCTTAAGTGTTGCGGTTAGCCAAGGCCGCGATGAGTCTATTGCGCCTCTGGTGCAGTCCTTGCTGGAAGCGGGGGCCGATCCGTCGGTGCGGCTACCGGAGGAGAAGACGCTGTTAATGGCGGCGGTAGAACGGGGAAATGGGGCGTTAGTCCAGTTATTCCTGGCGGCAGGGGTGGCGGTGAATGCGACCGATAGCGAGGGCGAGACGGCGTTGCTGCTGGCGGTGGATGCGGATGAGGAGGCGATCGCATCTATTCTTCTGGATGCGGGGGCAGATCCTAACCCGGCGAATGGGGAGGGTAGCACGCCGTTAATGGCTGCCGCTGCAAATGGCAATGCCGCACTGGTTGGGCAATTGCTCGATCGCGGGGCCGATCCGAATTTACGCGATCGCTCTGGCGATACGGCCCTCAATTTAGCGGCGATCGAGGGACACTTAGCCGCTGTCCAAGCCTTGGTGAGTCGCGGCGCGAATGCCAATATGCCCAACGCGTTAGGCGACACGCCCCTATTATTAGCCGCCCTTCAGGGTCATGGGGAGGTTGTGGCGGCGTTATTGCAAGCTGGAGTGAATCCGAATGTGAAAAATTTGGGGCAGTCTCCCCTGATGCTAACGGCTTTACAAGGTCATTTAGAAACCTTACAACTTTTGCTGGCAGCGGGTGCAGATCCGAATGTCGTGGATGAAAAGGGCAAAACGCCTTTGATGAAAGCGGCCGATCGCGACGAGTTGACCCTGGTGCAACTCTTGCTTGAGGCTGGGGCAAAGGTCAACCTGCGCGATAGTTCTGGGGCGACGGCTTTAATGTGGGCAGCCCATCGCGGACATTTAGAGGTTGTCCAGGTTTTACTCGCGCATGGGGCCGATCCCAATGCCAAAAACCAAGGCGGCTATTCAGCGTTGATGTTTGCTGAGTTTAATGACTATCCCCAGGTGGCGAACTTGCTGAAAGCGGCAGGCGCGCAAGAATAA
- a CDS encoding 5'-nucleotidase C-terminal domain-containing protein, translating to MGIINGTASNDILTGTANADRIFGLAGSDRIFGLPGDDILYGNQGNDTLYGNQGNDTLYGGKDNDVLYGGKGNDVLFGDDGNDVLYGNTGNNTLTGGAGRDLFVIGQGTSTITDFNPAQDRIGLSQGLTFSQLNLIQGSGETRIEGGGTTLAILQGIQSTQLSAANFTTNLNPLETAPPAPAPPIVPPVRPPLAPPSPTPTPGFTLQILHAADQEAGLPAIADAVNFSAVFNALASEFPNTLKLTSGDVYIPGPFLQASAEIYGEPGIGDILINNALGFQAAAFGNHEFDLGTGVVATLIKPNSAIAGAGIGAGGYRGTAFPYLSANLNFEPDTNLADLVVPDGQAPKPNSIARSVVLEVGGERIGVVGATTPTLRTISSPGNVGILPPNPTDIAALAAEIQTSVDALTATGINKVVLLAHMQQISIERQLAQLLRGVDVVIAGGSNTILANPDDPLRAGDTAAGPYPQRFTSASGEPVVLVNTDGNYRYVGRLVAEFDDNGIITNILDASGAYATDSAGVNRAYGRTVNPREVADPIVVEVVDAIADVVLEKDGNLFGQTEVFLEGRRSAVRTQETNLGNLTADANLFIAQQYDPTTVVSLKNGGGIRDNIGTALVPAGGTGEPVLLPPVANPLVNKAEGDISQLDIENALRFNNALSLVTVTAAGLKQIIEHGVGAAAPGATPGSFPQVGGMSFSFDATQPAGQRIRNLVILDADGAVADVVVENGTVQGDENRPIRMVTLSFLAGGGDGYPFASLASDRIDLADQPIPTGGVNVATFANSGTEQDALAEYLAATYPINSGSAFAIAEVQPALDLRIQNLQFRQDTVLQGLSMPLFNLIPSGVGANVLAGTAGADAFVYTNLNQAGDTINNFNPANDIFRFSAAGFPGLTAGVTPTLTLGQTPVGNTAQFLYNNGVLSFDPDGVGSTPATAIATLAGSPSLSANVLVAI from the coding sequence ATGGGAATAATTAACGGTACCGCCAGCAATGATATCTTGACCGGAACGGCAAACGCCGATCGCATTTTTGGGTTAGCTGGGAGCGATCGCATCTTTGGACTCCCCGGAGATGATATCCTTTACGGCAATCAGGGCAACGATACCCTCTACGGCAATCAAGGCAACGATACCCTCTACGGCGGTAAAGATAACGATGTCCTCTACGGCGGCAAAGGCAACGATGTCCTCTTTGGCGATGATGGCAACGATGTCCTCTACGGCAATACTGGAAACAACACCCTCACCGGGGGGGCAGGCCGCGATCTGTTTGTCATCGGTCAAGGCACCAGCACCATCACCGACTTTAACCCAGCCCAAGACCGGATTGGACTGTCCCAAGGCTTAACCTTTAGCCAACTTAACCTAATTCAAGGCAGCGGCGAAACCCGAATTGAAGGGGGGGGAACAACCCTCGCCATTCTCCAAGGTATCCAAAGCACCCAACTGAGTGCGGCGAACTTTACCACCAACCTCAACCCCCTGGAGACTGCACCCCCCGCGCCAGCCCCTCCAATTGTTCCTCCCGTGCGTCCGCCCCTCGCGCCGCCAAGCCCAACCCCAACCCCCGGCTTTACCTTACAAATCTTGCACGCAGCCGACCAAGAAGCCGGACTCCCTGCCATTGCCGATGCGGTTAACTTCTCAGCCGTCTTCAACGCTTTAGCGAGTGAGTTTCCCAACACCCTTAAACTCACCTCCGGGGACGTATACATTCCCGGCCCCTTCCTGCAAGCCAGTGCAGAGATTTATGGCGAACCGGGCATTGGCGATATTTTAATTAACAATGCCCTAGGCTTTCAAGCGGCGGCCTTCGGAAACCATGAATTTGACCTGGGGACGGGGGTTGTTGCGACGCTGATTAAACCCAACTCTGCGATCGCAGGCGCAGGCATTGGTGCGGGTGGCTATCGAGGCACCGCCTTCCCCTACCTGAGTGCAAACCTCAACTTTGAACCCGATACCAACCTCGCAGATTTAGTGGTTCCCGACGGACAAGCCCCGAAACCCAATAGTATTGCCCGCAGCGTTGTTCTAGAAGTGGGTGGGGAACGGATCGGCGTAGTGGGGGCAACTACACCCACCTTGCGAACCATCTCTTCGCCGGGAAATGTGGGAATTTTACCGCCCAACCCCACCGATATTGCCGCCCTAGCTGCGGAAATTCAAACTAGCGTTGACGCCCTAACCGCCACGGGCATTAACAAGGTGGTGTTACTGGCGCACATGCAGCAAATTAGCATTGAACGGCAGTTAGCCCAACTCCTCCGGGGCGTGGATGTAGTCATTGCGGGCGGTTCTAATACCATTTTGGCGAATCCTGACGATCCGCTCAGGGCTGGAGATACGGCGGCGGGGCCCTATCCCCAACGCTTCACCTCTGCGAGTGGCGAACCTGTGGTTCTGGTGAATACCGATGGCAATTACCGCTATGTGGGCCGCCTGGTAGCAGAGTTTGATGACAACGGCATCATTACCAATATCCTTGATGCCAGCGGGGCCTATGCGACCGATAGCGCTGGGGTCAACCGCGCCTATGGTCGAACGGTGAATCCTAGGGAGGTTGCCGATCCGATCGTGGTTGAGGTGGTTGATGCGATCGCCGATGTTGTTTTAGAAAAAGATGGAAATCTGTTTGGACAGACTGAGGTCTTTCTGGAAGGGCGACGCAGTGCAGTTAGAACCCAGGAAACCAACTTGGGGAATCTCACAGCCGATGCCAACCTGTTTATTGCTCAACAATACGACCCGACAACGGTTGTTTCTCTCAAAAATGGCGGCGGCATTCGCGATAATATCGGCACGGCTTTAGTCCCGGCGGGAGGGACTGGCGAACCCGTGCTTTTGCCTCCCGTCGCCAACCCTCTGGTCAATAAGGCGGAAGGCGATATTTCTCAACTCGATATTGAGAATGCCCTGCGCTTTAATAATGCCCTATCGCTGGTGACGGTGACGGCGGCCGGTTTGAAGCAAATTATCGAACATGGCGTGGGTGCTGCGGCCCCAGGTGCAACTCCCGGCAGTTTCCCGCAAGTTGGAGGGATGTCTTTTAGCTTCGATGCGACCCAACCCGCAGGGCAGAGAATTCGCAATCTCGTTATTTTAGATGCCGATGGCGCAGTAGCGGATGTGGTGGTGGAAAATGGCACTGTCCAGGGAGATGAAAATCGCCCGATCCGCATGGTGACGTTGAGCTTTTTGGCGGGCGGAGGGGATGGTTATCCGTTTGCCTCTTTAGCGAGCGATCGCATAGACTTGGCTGACCAACCCATCCCTACAGGCGGCGTCAATGTCGCCACGTTTGCCAACAGCGGCACGGAACAGGATGCGTTAGCGGAGTATTTAGCCGCCACTTATCCCATTAATAGCGGTTCTGCTTTTGCGATCGCGGAGGTTCAGCCAGCATTAGATTTGCGAATTCAAAATTTGCAATTCCGCCAGGATACGGTGCTGCAAGGCCTGTCTATGCCGCTGTTTAATCTCATCCCTAGCGGGGTTGGAGCCAATGTGCTGGCGGGGACTGCGGGTGCCGATGCGTTTGTCTATACGAATCTCAACCAAGCGGGCGATACGATTAATAACTTTAACCCGGCGAATGATATTTTTCGCTTCTCGGCTGCCGGGTTTCCGGGTCTAACGGCTGGGGTGACACCAACCCTAACGTTGGGACAAACGCCTGTGGGGAATACCGCCCAATTCCTCTATAACAATGGCGTTCTCAGCTTCGATCCCGATGGCGTCGGGTCAACTCCAGCAACGGCGATCGCAACTTTAGCCGGTTCGCCGTCTTTGAGTGCGAATGTGCTAGTTGCAATCTAA
- a CDS encoding DUF4079 domain-containing protein codes for MSFEIPESVKVWSQFFHPIFMWVVLALSVYALYLGIKIQQTRAAEGEAKKELIKGRFNVRHYQLGSILLAFMVTGALGGMAVTYINNGKLFVGPHLLAGLGIVGLFSISAALSPFMQKGKDWARFTHITINLIVLGLFAWQAVTGVQIVQRIIEKMA; via the coding sequence ATGAGCTTCGAGATCCCCGAATCTGTAAAGGTTTGGAGTCAATTTTTCCATCCCATCTTTATGTGGGTTGTACTCGCATTATCTGTTTACGCCCTATATCTCGGTATCAAGATTCAACAAACGCGGGCGGCTGAAGGCGAAGCCAAAAAAGAGTTGATCAAAGGTCGTTTTAACGTTAGACATTACCAACTCGGTTCGATCCTGCTCGCCTTCATGGTAACGGGGGCCTTGGGGGGCATGGCCGTCACCTATATCAACAACGGTAAACTCTTCGTTGGCCCCCACTTACTCGCCGGATTGGGTATTGTAGGATTATTTTCAATCTCGGCTGCCCTGTCGCCTTTTATGCAAAAGGGCAAAGACTGGGCGCGTTTTACCCACATCACCATCAACCTGATTGTCTTAGGCTTATTTGCATGGCAAGCAGTCACGGGCGTACAGATTGTTCAGCGCATTATTGAAAAAATGGCTTAA
- the alr gene encoding alanine racemase: MLSWEQTPRVKQPSGYPTLPSMGCESSTDWLCQRAWVEIDLNALTHNVRQLKRQLAAKTQLMAVVKADAYGHGAVSVAQTALNAGANWLGVATIPEGIELRAAGIQAPILLLGAVHSPEQVRAIAYWQLQPTICNSKQALIFAETLKEMGQTLPVHLKLDTGMSRLGTMWQDAAEFVQLVRHLPNLDIQSIYSHLATADSPDTRVMEQQHQRFQQAIRTIEAAGIPLPKLHFANSAATLVDSALHYDLVRVGLATYGLYPAPHCQGLIDLKPVMGVKARVTQVKDIPAGTGVSYGYQYIADRDLRLAVIGIGYADGVPRNLSNKLQVLIRGQRVPQVGAITMDQMMLNVSSIPDLQVGEVVTLLGTDGSQSISADDWAETLGTISWEILCSFKHRLPRVAV, encoded by the coding sequence ATGTTGAGCTGGGAACAAACCCCAAGGGTCAAACAGCCAAGCGGGTATCCAACTCTACCCTCAATGGGTTGCGAATCCTCTACAGACTGGCTTTGTCAAAGGGCTTGGGTAGAAATTGACTTGAACGCCTTAACCCATAACGTGCGTCAACTCAAACGCCAGCTTGCTGCAAAAACTCAGTTGATGGCCGTCGTCAAAGCCGATGCTTACGGACATGGGGCTGTCAGCGTGGCGCAGACTGCCTTAAATGCTGGGGCGAACTGGCTGGGGGTAGCGACGATACCCGAAGGCATTGAGTTACGGGCGGCCGGAATTCAAGCCCCGATCTTATTATTAGGGGCCGTCCATAGCCCCGAACAGGTGAGAGCGATCGCCTATTGGCAACTTCAGCCCACCATTTGCAATTCTAAACAAGCCCTAATCTTTGCCGAAACCTTAAAGGAAATGGGGCAAACCCTCCCGGTTCACCTCAAACTCGATACCGGGATGTCTCGCTTAGGGACAATGTGGCAAGATGCGGCTGAATTTGTGCAACTGGTGCGCCACCTACCCAACCTCGATATTCAAAGTATTTATTCCCATCTCGCCACCGCCGACAGCCCCGATACGCGCGTCATGGAACAACAGCACCAGCGCTTTCAGCAGGCAATTCGGACTATTGAAGCCGCCGGTATTCCCTTACCCAAACTCCATTTCGCTAACTCTGCCGCCACCTTAGTCGATTCTGCCCTGCATTACGATTTAGTGCGCGTGGGTCTGGCCACCTATGGGTTATATCCGGCCCCCCATTGTCAGGGGTTAATTGACCTCAAACCTGTCATGGGCGTTAAAGCACGCGTTACCCAGGTTAAAGACATTCCCGCCGGAACCGGGGTGAGCTATGGCTATCAATATATTGCCGATCGCGATCTGCGCCTAGCCGTCATTGGCATTGGTTATGCTGATGGCGTTCCCCGCAACCTCTCGAACAAGCTGCAAGTCTTGATTCGCGGTCAGCGCGTCCCCCAAGTTGGCGCGATTACAATGGATCAGATGATGCTCAATGTCAGTTCTATCCCCGATTTACAGGTGGGTGAAGTGGTGACGCTGTTGGGGACAGATGGTAGCCAGTCGATTTCGGCTGATGATTGGGCCGAGACTTTAGGAACCATTTCCTGGGAAATTCTGTGCAGCTTTAAGCATCGCTTACCGCGCGTTGCGGTTTAA